From Zerene cesonia ecotype Mississippi unplaced genomic scaffold, Zerene_cesonia_1.1 Zces_u003, whole genome shotgun sequence, a single genomic window includes:
- the LOC119838468 gene encoding zinc finger protein 28-like, protein MDDPALTRVCRMCLDIDVKMYDLNGHKLHQIFNEVTGIPISASDKLPQKLCWECTQRLVSAHSLRRKALRAHSLLLDMLNSDKFITVRHVKSIDRCNHRLESNLSTHFLNADNSTASNSRNAANAERTADNFDRKVEDDDFDAQDDAFESNEQEKVEEPVEVKVESNEIFFEECGFVSEDDRTLSEVRKVKGKVKSKVKVKKKVKVKEYLEKIKQLEGEVDADKEKVKTEDSATATVDKFKTSDVKRRRTNEESGAFECFICKTRLKTGRALRKHITSQHTEQFSCRGCPFVTRNRGVAREHEKWHAGTKYQCPHCPSQFDKVTTYLLCGYTFLSRKGIDVHKKKKHRLAADAATLQGPYCELCDVKFVSEEAHSRHLKLSSKHSSDTDPNRIRNDSQSMSSLEKGVAVRRGDRRLMMHRQDDENPAEVITCEQCGVQLNGLRLYAQHFRRVHPDKNRTKYPAMKTPAMCEQCGRIFQSKALLKDHMWVHTGEKRFKCDRCEKSFTQKTNLVFHMRVHSATRPTYECPVCGKHFAFYNNRRRHMFVYTTNNHSDEMLFNDISIYKRVRVNGNVYVLDSPFIENGYTM, encoded by the exons ATGGATGATCCGGCACTAACACGG GTGTGTCGCATGTGTTTAGACATCGACGTGAAAATGTATGACCTCAATGGTCATAAGTTGCATCAAATATTCAACGAGGTGACGGGGATACCG ATATCTGCATCGGACAAACTGCCGCAGAAACTGTGTTGGGAATGCACGCAACGCCTTGTGTCTGCGCATAGCTTGCGGCGTAAGGCGTTGAGGGCGCACAGCTTGTTGCTGGATATGTTGAATTCTgataaattt ATAACTGTGCGCCACGTAAAGTCGATAGACAGGTGCAATCACCGGCTCGAATCGAACCTGTCGACCCATTTTTTAAACGCCGACAATTCAACGGCGAGCAACAGCAGGAACGCAGCAAACGCCGAGAGGACAGCGGACAATTTCGACCGGAAGGTCGAAGATGATGACTTCGATGCGCAAGATGATGCTTTCGAGAGCAACGAGCAGGAGAAGGTCGAGGAGCCCGTGGAAGTGAAGGTTGAGAGCAACGAGATTTTTTTTGAGGAGTGCGGCTTCGTCAGCGAGGACGATAGGACGCTGAGCGAGGTGCGCAAGGTCAAGGGTAAAGTGAAGAGCAAGGTGAAGGTGAAGAAGAAAGTGAAAGTGAAGGAGTACTTGGAGAAGATTAAGCAGCTGGAGGGCGAGGTGGACGCTGATAAGGAGAAGGTTAAGACGGAAGATTCCGCTACGGCCACGGTGGATAA ATTCAAAACGTCCGACGTGAAACGGCGGCGCACCAACGAG GAGTCCGGTGCGTTCGAATGCTTCATCTGCAAGACTAGGCTGAAAACCGGGCGCGCCCTGCGCAAGCACATCACATCGCAACACACGGAGCAGTTCAGTTGTAGGGGATGTCCGTTCGTCACTAGGAATAG GGGTGTCGCCAGGGAGCACGAGAAGTGGCACGCGGGCACTAAATACCAGTGTCCACACTGTCCCAGTCAGTTCGA CAAAGTGACGACCTACCTC CTGTGCGGGTACACGTTCCTCAGCCGGAAGGGCATCGACGTGCACAAGAAGAAGAAGCACCGGCTCGCCGCGGACGCG GCGACCCTGCAAGGGCCGTACTGCGAGCTGTGCGACGTGAAGTTCGTGTCGGAGGAGGCGCATTCGAGACACCTGAAGTTGTCGTCGAAACACAGTAGCGACACTGATCC GAATCGAATCCGCAACGATTCGCAAAGCATGAGCTCCCTCGAGAAAGGCGTGGCCGTTAGGCGCGGCGATCGGCGGCTGATGATGCACCGGCAGGATGATGAGAATCCAGCGGAAGTCATCACCTGCGAACAG TGCGGCGTCCAGCTGAACGGGCTCCGCCTGTACGCGCAACACTTCCGCCGCGTGCACCCGGACAAGAATCGAACCAAGTACCCGGCGATGAAGACGCCGGCCATGTGCGAGCAGTGCGGCCGTATATTCCAG AGCAAGGCGCTGCTGAAGGACCACATGTGGGTGCACACCGGCGAGAAGCGCTTCAAGTGCGACCGCTGCGAGAAGAGCTTCACGCAGAAGACGAACCTGGTGTTCCACATGCGCGTGCACAGCGCCACCCGCCCCACCTACGAGTGTCCCGTGTGCGGGAAACACTTTGCGTTCTACAACAACCGCAGGCGGCATATGTTC gTTTACACTACGAATAATCATTCTGATGAAATgctatttaatgatataagtatttataaaagagtGAGAGTCAATggaaatgtatatgtattggATAGTCCATTTATCGAGAATGGATATACTATGTAA
- the LOC119838469 gene encoding gastrula zinc finger protein XlCGF71.1-like — protein sequence MLLLTCNNICRLCKKPLNIQCSKFEKLICKDCVIIECKKIVNESKCKTQNQVTCIICDKEFSCGRKLIKHIRTHTGEKPFSCDICNYKCKQKSHLVKHIRTHTGETPFSCDICNYKCKQKNHLVEHIRIHTGEKPFSCDICNYKCTVKSSLVIHIRTHTGETPFSCDICKYKCKQKINLVTHIRTHTGETPFSCDICNYKCKQKSSLARHRKTHLHKITFKDNFN from the coding sequence ATGTTACTTCTTACttgcaataatatttgtagattATGCAAGAaacctttaaatattcaatgtagTAAATTTGAAAAGCTTATATGCAAAGATTGTGTCATaattgaatgtaaaaaaattgtaaatgaatCAAAATGTAAAACTCAAAATCAAGTTACTTGTATTATTTGTGACAAGGAATTTTCTTGTGGAAGAAAATTGATTAAACATATAAGAACTCACACAGGTGAGAAGCCTTTTTCTTgtgatatatgtaattataaatgtaaacaaaaaagtcATTTAGTTAAACATATAAGAACACACACAGGTGAGACGCCATTTTCTTgtgatatatgtaattataaatgtaaacaaaaaaatcatttagttGAACATATAAGAATTCACACAGGTGAAAAGCCATTTTCTTgtgatatatgtaattataaatgtacagtAAAAAGTTCtttagttatacatataagaaCACACACAGGTGAGACGCCATTTTCTTgtgatatatgtaaatataaatgtaaacaaaaaattaatttagttacaCATATAAGAACACACACAGGTGAGACGCCATTTTCTTgtgatatatgtaattataaatgtaaacaaaaaagttcTTTAGCTAGACATAGAAAAACACATCTACATAAGATTACGttcaaagataattttaattaa